One window of Medicago truncatula cultivar Jemalong A17 chromosome 2, MtrunA17r5.0-ANR, whole genome shotgun sequence genomic DNA carries:
- the LOC112419227 gene encoding uncharacterized protein, with protein sequence MKEIMGITDRLCQALQQKSQDILNVMQLVSYTKTLIQKLRDDGWDDLLKNELNHRFCPETMELLILSNSLVPKDVYKAFDIDNICALVHKFYPLDFGEQDKKSLRYHLHYFHLDDVSHPGLNKLSTMSELCEALNTTRKADTHYLVDCLIRLILTLPVSTATTERSFSAMKLIKTRLRNKMEDEFLADSMMLYIEKEIADQFSTDSIIDEFKSKKDRTVKF encoded by the exons ATGAAAGAGATTATGGGAATTACAGATCGTCTTTGTCAAGCTTTGCAACAGAAATCCCAAGATATACTTAATGTTATGCAATTAGTCAGCTATACAAAAACTTTAATTCAGAAGTTGAGAGATGATGGTTGGGATGATTTGttgaaaaat GAATTGAATCACAGGTTTTGTCCGGAAACAATGGAGCTTTTAATTCTAAGCAATAGTTTGGTTCCTAAGGATGTTTACAAAGCATTTGATATAGATAATATATGTGCTCTTGTACATAAATTTTATCCATTAGATTTCGGTGAGCAAGACAAAAAAAGTTTGAGATATCATCTTCATTACTTCCATCTTGATGATGTTAGTCATCCAGGTTTGAATAAGTTGTCAACTATGTCTGAATTGTGTGAAGCTCTCAATACGACAAGGAAGGCGGATACACATTACTTGGTTGATTGTTTAATCCGCCTTATCTTAACTCTTCCGGTTTCTACAGCTACTACAGAAAGATCATTTTCAGCAATGAAGTTAATCAAGACAAGATTGCGTAACAAGATGGAGGATGAATTTCTTGCTGACAGTATGATGCtttatattgaaaaagaaatagCTGATCAATTTAGTACTGATTCAATTATTGACGAGTTCAAGTCTAAAAAAGACCGAACcgttaaattttaa